A part of Desulfotomaculum nigrificans DSM 574 genomic DNA contains:
- a CDS encoding carbon starvation CstA family protein, with the protein MNGLTLVIGAALFLILAYRFYGAFMAAKVLTLDASRVTPAIRLEDGRDYVPTNKWIVFGHHFAAIAGAGPLIGPVLAAQFGYLPGTLWILIGAVLAGAVHDMVVLFASVRYDGMSLAEIAKKELGTLSGFLTSIAILFILIITMAGLALAVVNALFGSPWGTFTVGVTIPIALFIGVYLRWLRPGKIGEATVIGVTLVLLGVIAGPYIQHSALAPYLTFTKEQLAVILAVYGFTAAALPVWLLLAPRDYLSTYMKIGVILALAVGIIIVNPTMQMPAITKFVNGGGPIIPGKVWPFMFITIACGAMSGFHALISTGTTPKMITNERDIKIVGFGGMLTEAFVALMALIAAAGLFPGDYFAINTAPEVFQKLGMQVKDIAILSQMVGENVAGRPGGAVSLAVGMAHIFSSVPGLKHLMSYWYHFIIMFEALFILTTIDAGTRVGRYILQEMGGAVYKPLKNHNWWPGIIACSVLISLAWGYLVYGGNISTIWPLFGVANQLLGTMALAIGTTMIIRNGKARYAWTTVVPMTFLAVTTLAAGYLNIFTNYLPKGNTLLATLSAIMMVLVVVVIVDSVRNWIKLLAAQNSGNDRVKAAQV; encoded by the coding sequence ATGAACGGTTTAACGCTGGTCATTGGTGCTGCCTTGTTCTTAATTTTGGCTTACCGTTTTTACGGAGCCTTTATGGCAGCTAAAGTATTAACCCTGGACGCTTCAAGGGTAACACCTGCCATTCGTTTAGAGGACGGCAGGGACTATGTTCCCACCAACAAGTGGATTGTATTTGGTCACCACTTTGCGGCCATTGCCGGGGCAGGTCCGCTGATTGGACCGGTTTTGGCAGCGCAATTTGGTTACCTACCCGGTACCCTGTGGATTCTGATCGGTGCTGTTTTGGCCGGTGCAGTGCATGACATGGTGGTACTGTTTGCCTCTGTACGCTATGATGGTATGTCCTTGGCTGAAATTGCCAAGAAGGAATTGGGTACCCTTTCCGGTTTCCTGACTTCCATTGCTATTTTGTTTATCCTGATTATTACTATGGCCGGTCTGGCACTGGCGGTTGTTAATGCCTTATTTGGCAGCCCCTGGGGTACCTTTACTGTGGGCGTGACCATCCCCATTGCTCTGTTTATCGGTGTTTACCTGCGCTGGCTGCGTCCTGGTAAAATCGGTGAGGCCACCGTTATTGGTGTAACCCTGGTTTTACTTGGCGTGATTGCCGGCCCCTATATTCAACATTCTGCTCTGGCTCCTTATCTGACCTTTACTAAAGAACAATTGGCCGTCATTTTGGCTGTTTACGGTTTCACTGCTGCAGCTTTACCGGTGTGGCTCTTGCTGGCCCCCAGGGATTACCTGAGCACTTACATGAAAATCGGTGTTATCCTGGCGCTAGCCGTGGGGATTATTATTGTTAACCCCACCATGCAAATGCCTGCTATTACCAAGTTTGTAAATGGCGGCGGCCCCATTATTCCCGGTAAGGTTTGGCCCTTTATGTTTATCACCATTGCCTGTGGTGCTATGTCCGGTTTCCACGCGCTGATTTCTACCGGTACCACACCGAAGATGATTACCAACGAGCGGGATATTAAAATAGTTGGTTTTGGTGGTATGTTAACGGAAGCCTTTGTGGCCTTGATGGCTTTAATTGCGGCTGCCGGTCTGTTCCCCGGCGACTACTTTGCTATTAACACTGCTCCTGAGGTATTCCAAAAGCTGGGTATGCAGGTTAAAGACATTGCCATCTTGTCCCAAATGGTAGGTGAAAACGTAGCCGGTCGTCCTGGTGGCGCGGTATCCCTGGCCGTTGGTATGGCCCATATTTTCTCCAGCGTGCCTGGTCTAAAACACCTGATGAGTTACTGGTATCACTTCATCATTATGTTTGAAGCGCTGTTTATTCTTACTACCATTGATGCCGGTACCAGGGTTGGTCGTTACATCTTACAAGAGATGGGTGGGGCTGTTTACAAACCCCTGAAGAACCACAACTGGTGGCCTGGTATTATTGCCTGCAGCGTGCTGATTTCCTTAGCCTGGGGTTACCTGGTGTACGGAGGTAACATTTCTACCATCTGGCCGCTGTTTGGTGTAGCCAACCAGTTACTGGGTACAATGGCGCTGGCCATTGGTACCACCATGATCATCAGAAATGGCAAGGCTCGATACGCCTGGACCACAGTTGTTCCGATGACCTTCCTGGCGGTTACCACACTGGCTGCCGGTTACTTGAACATTTTCACCAACTACCTACCTAAAGGCAATACCTTGCTGGCAACCCTGTCAGCCATCATGATGGTGCTGGTAGTGGTGGTAATCGTAGATTCTGTTCGCAACTGGATTAAACTGCTGGCAGCCCAAAACAGTGGCAATGACCGGGTGAAAGCTGCTCAAGTATAA
- the spoVAC gene encoding stage V sporulation protein AC, which translates to MSNKLKKKFSPVQQEYQVFAQVREPQRPVLANTLKAFLVGGLICLLGQFIQDFFLWNFDFTEKTAGNPTVAVLIMISVILTSLGVYDHIAQWAGAGTAVPVTGFANSMVSAAIEHRSEGFVLGVGGNMFKLAGSVIVFGVFAAFVMALIKILLTMLGGA; encoded by the coding sequence ATGTCCAACAAGCTAAAGAAAAAATTTAGTCCGGTTCAACAAGAATACCAGGTGTTTGCCCAGGTTCGGGAACCCCAGCGGCCGGTACTGGCTAACACTCTAAAGGCCTTTTTGGTAGGCGGCCTCATCTGTCTGCTGGGGCAATTTATTCAGGATTTCTTCCTCTGGAATTTTGACTTTACTGAGAAAACCGCAGGCAACCCCACGGTGGCGGTATTAATTATGATTTCAGTGATATTAACCTCCTTGGGTGTATACGATCACATTGCCCAGTGGGCCGGTGCCGGTACAGCTGTCCCCGTGACCGGATTTGCCAACTCCATGGTTTCAGCGGCCATTGAACACCGCAGTGAAGGATTTGTACTGGGTGTCGGCGGCAATATGTTTAAGCTGGCTGGTTCGGTGATCGTTTTTGGTGTTTTTGCTGCCTTCGTGATGGCCTTAATTAAAATCCTGCTGACTATGCTGGGGGGTGCCTAA
- a CDS encoding LytR/AlgR family response regulator transcription factor, whose translation MEPLKVLIVDDEQPARVELRFLLQQHPGLTIVGEAEDGLEAIEKTVALKPDVVFMDIEMGSVTGYEAAQQILSRQPAPLIVFATAYDTHAIEAFEIGAVDYILKPFEESRVAQTVARLKRLREQSNDWLQAVEQVRQIISPQLPRVKKIGLEKNGRIVMVNFSEIIYAEARDKSVTVTTEQGPLLFPGTLSELEERLSKHTFLRVHRSFLVNLEQVTGVIPWFKGTYWLTLHNSEDMKVPVSKSMVKTVKELLNIA comes from the coding sequence GTGGAACCTTTGAAAGTATTGATTGTAGATGATGAGCAACCGGCCCGGGTGGAGTTGCGTTTTTTACTGCAGCAGCACCCGGGTTTAACCATTGTGGGAGAGGCCGAGGATGGCCTGGAAGCCATTGAAAAAACGGTGGCCCTTAAGCCAGATGTGGTGTTCATGGATATTGAAATGGGGTCGGTAACGGGTTATGAAGCAGCCCAGCAGATATTGAGTCGGCAACCTGCCCCGCTGATTGTATTTGCCACTGCCTATGACACCCACGCCATTGAAGCCTTTGAAATTGGAGCAGTTGATTATATCCTAAAACCCTTTGAAGAATCTAGGGTGGCTCAAACCGTAGCCCGCCTTAAACGATTAAGGGAGCAATCCAACGACTGGCTGCAGGCAGTGGAGCAGGTGCGCCAGATTATCAGTCCCCAACTGCCCCGGGTTAAAAAGATTGGTCTAGAGAAAAACGGCCGCATTGTGATGGTTAACTTCTCGGAGATTATCTATGCAGAGGCCCGGGATAAAAGTGTCACCGTTACCACGGAACAGGGGCCATTGTTGTTTCCGGGCACCCTCTCGGAGCTGGAGGAACGCTTAAGCAAGCATACTTTTCTGCGGGTGCACCGCAGTTTTTTAGTCAATCTGGAACAGGTGACCGGTGTGATTCCCTGGTTTAAGGGTACTTACTGGCTGACTCTACATAACTCCGAGGATATGAAGGTACCGGTGAGCAAAAGTATGGTTAAGACCGTTAAAGAGCTATTAAATATTGCTTAA
- the spoVAD gene encoding stage V sporulation protein AD yields MLQGHQTWVFTNKPTILATATVGGPFEAEGPLAEDFDLLHGDLWLGQDSYEKAEKKMMEEACEMAIEKAGLQKQNIQFYLSGDLMNQIISSSFCARTMGIPYLGLFGACSSSMEGLALGALLINSGAANYVVCSTASHNASVEKQFRYPTEYGAQKPPTAQWTVTGAGAAVLSSKGNGPRVTAATIGRVIDMGISDPYNMGAAMAPAAVDTITAHFRDLNVSAADYDLIATGDLGRVGYDIARDLFAKHNIAMPDKKYVDCGLMIYSPDQPVMSGGSGCGCSATVTYGHLLNRMKRGELQKILIVATGALLSPLSYQQKETIPCIAHAVVIEADR; encoded by the coding sequence ATGCTGCAGGGACACCAAACCTGGGTCTTCACTAACAAGCCCACCATCTTAGCCACCGCCACCGTGGGTGGCCCCTTTGAAGCTGAAGGTCCTCTGGCCGAGGATTTTGACCTGCTGCACGGTGATTTATGGCTGGGTCAGGACAGCTACGAAAAGGCTGAAAAAAAGATGATGGAAGAGGCCTGTGAGATGGCCATTGAAAAGGCCGGCCTGCAGAAACAAAACATTCAATTTTATCTCAGCGGCGACCTGATGAATCAAATCATTTCCAGCAGTTTTTGTGCCCGCACCATGGGCATTCCCTACCTGGGACTGTTTGGAGCTTGTTCCTCTTCCATGGAAGGGCTGGCCCTGGGCGCATTGTTAATAAACAGTGGTGCGGCCAACTACGTGGTCTGCAGCACTGCCAGCCATAACGCGTCGGTGGAAAAACAGTTCCGCTATCCAACGGAGTACGGTGCGCAAAAACCACCCACTGCCCAGTGGACTGTCACCGGGGCAGGCGCGGCGGTTCTTAGTTCCAAAGGCAACGGGCCCCGGGTGACCGCTGCCACCATTGGCCGGGTCATTGACATGGGGATATCCGACCCCTATAACATGGGCGCCGCCATGGCTCCGGCGGCGGTGGATACTATAACCGCCCATTTTCGGGATCTAAATGTATCAGCTGCAGACTACGATTTGATAGCCACCGGGGATTTGGGGCGGGTTGGCTATGACATTGCCAGGGACCTGTTCGCCAAACATAACATTGCTATGCCGGATAAAAAATATGTAGATTGCGGTTTAATGATTTACTCACCAGACCAGCCTGTTATGTCAGGGGGCAGTGGTTGTGGTTGCTCAGCCACCGTTACTTACGGTCACCTGTTGAACCGAATGAAAAGGGGCGAGTTGCAAAAGATATTAATTGTGGCTACCGGCGCTTTGCTCTCACCTCTTTCTTACCAGCAAAAGGAGACCATTCCCTGTATTGCGCACGCTGTTGTTATTGAAGCAGACCGTTAG
- a CDS encoding DUF1657 domain-containing protein: MTVAAQVKQTIASLKGARSTLETFSSIEQNAKTKELLEKSHQKISHVIDNLEQRVKVLEFEEPQYKGF; this comes from the coding sequence GTGACCGTTGCTGCACAGGTTAAACAAACCATTGCCAGTCTTAAAGGAGCTCGCTCAACCCTGGAAACCTTCAGCTCTATTGAGCAAAATGCCAAAACCAAAGAACTTTTGGAGAAAAGTCACCAGAAGATAAGCCATGTAATTGATAATTTAGAACAAAGAGTTAAGGTTCTGGAATTCGAAGAACCCCAGTATAAGGGGTTTTAA
- a CDS encoding DUF421 domain-containing protein — protein sequence MPDWLNILLRALSFFALIFLFIRLLGKRLTTQLSVFDQVNIIVIGSIAAIITLNPTIKFTYGLIAIAVWGILPIIIQFLSLKYKVVRDIFQGKETILINHGKVLEDKLLEARFTPEDLLRQLRRKDVFQVADVEFAMLEPDGELSVLLKKDQQPVTAKTMGLKVAQESVPQTVMLDGVMLDEPLTAMGLNRNWLHTELEKIGVAPENVFIAQVDSTGQLYVDLFNDALLVPKPKTRELLYATLKKCQADCELYALGTKKPLAKKMYENSARELQEIVEDLEPLLKR from the coding sequence TTGCCGGATTGGTTAAATATATTACTGCGGGCCCTCAGTTTTTTTGCTCTGATATTTTTGTTTATCCGTTTGCTGGGAAAAAGGTTGACTACGCAGTTATCAGTATTTGATCAAGTCAATATTATCGTGATCGGCAGTATTGCTGCCATCATCACTTTAAACCCAACCATAAAATTCACATATGGTTTGATTGCTATAGCGGTTTGGGGAATTTTACCTATTATCATTCAGTTTTTATCTCTTAAGTATAAGGTGGTCCGGGATATCTTCCAGGGCAAGGAAACTATTTTAATCAACCACGGCAAAGTTCTGGAAGATAAGTTATTAGAGGCCCGTTTTACCCCGGAAGACTTATTAAGGCAATTACGGCGTAAAGATGTGTTTCAGGTGGCCGATGTGGAGTTTGCCATGTTGGAGCCAGACGGAGAACTTAGTGTATTGCTGAAAAAGGATCAGCAACCGGTCACCGCCAAAACAATGGGCCTTAAGGTGGCCCAGGAAAGCGTACCTCAAACGGTGATGCTGGACGGTGTGATGCTGGATGAACCCTTGACCGCCATGGGGTTAAACCGGAACTGGCTGCACACGGAATTAGAAAAAATAGGTGTGGCTCCGGAAAACGTCTTTATTGCCCAGGTTGATTCCACCGGCCAGCTTTATGTGGACTTGTTTAATGATGCCCTGCTGGTGCCCAAACCTAAAACCAGGGAATTGCTCTATGCTACATTGAAAAAGTGTCAGGCTGACTGTGAATTATATGCCCTGGGTACCAAAAAGCCACTGGCTAAAAAGATGTACGAAAATTCCGCCCGGGAACTACAAGAAATAGTTGAGGACTTGGAACCCCTGTTAAAAAGGTAA
- the spoVAE gene encoding stage V sporulation protein AE, with translation METYLWAFVVGGLICVIGQLMMDVAKLTPAHTMSILVVTGAVLGGLGLYEPLINFAGAGATVPITSFGNSLVQGALSEAKNTGLVGTITGIFEITSAGISAAIIFSFLASLLFRPKG, from the coding sequence ATGGAGACTTATCTCTGGGCTTTTGTGGTGGGCGGACTAATTTGTGTCATCGGACAATTGATGATGGATGTGGCCAAACTTACTCCGGCCCACACCATGAGTATTCTGGTGGTGACCGGGGCGGTGCTGGGTGGTTTAGGGCTGTATGAACCCCTAATCAATTTTGCCGGTGCCGGTGCTACCGTACCCATTACCAGCTTTGGTAACTCCTTAGTACAAGGTGCTCTGTCCGAGGCCAAGAACACCGGTCTGGTGGGTACTATTACCGGTATTTTTGAAATTACCAGTGCCGGTATTTCTGCGGCCATCATCTTCAGTTTTTTAGCCTCACTGCTATTTAGGCCAAAAGGGTAA
- a CDS encoding DUF4363 family protein: MRLLAGLLVVVAAVVSLGLWVNHSLDSAAKMMDQNIKQITEEINRSNWDEAYNQTVALEKTWNQKEKWWPIVLEHQEMDNIKFSMAKAKEYVKSRDKVLSLGQLSELKLMIMHLPEKEAVNLKNIL, encoded by the coding sequence ATGCGTTTATTAGCAGGTCTATTGGTGGTAGTTGCAGCTGTGGTGTCTCTGGGATTGTGGGTTAACCACTCCCTGGACAGTGCCGCTAAAATGATGGATCAAAATATTAAGCAGATCACTGAGGAGATTAATCGGTCTAATTGGGATGAGGCCTATAACCAAACAGTGGCTTTAGAAAAGACCTGGAATCAAAAAGAAAAATGGTGGCCCATTGTGCTGGAACACCAGGAAATGGATAATATAAAATTTTCTATGGCCAAAGCCAAGGAATATGTTAAATCCAGGGACAAAGTGTTATCCCTGGGGCAACTCTCTGAATTGAAGTTGATGATTATGCATCTGCCCGAAAAGGAAGCGGTTAATCTAAAAAATATCCTCTAG
- a CDS encoding CC/Se motif family (seleno)protein: protein MNQQLIPIEDAAKDFINSKGGVVTVSSPNVGKLCCGHVNFAPEVKIGPPTDPENYYLGEFNGITVYQHKDIKPTSNLSIGLAKVLGIKYLVVNGWKLV from the coding sequence ATGAATCAGCAGTTAATCCCAATTGAGGATGCAGCCAAGGATTTTATTAACAGTAAAGGCGGAGTGGTAACTGTCAGTTCCCCCAACGTAGGGAAGCTTTGCTGCGGTCATGTAAATTTTGCTCCGGAAGTAAAAATTGGCCCGCCAACCGACCCGGAAAACTATTACCTTGGCGAATTTAATGGAATTACCGTTTACCAGCATAAGGATATTAAACCGACATCTAATTTAAGCATCGGTTTGGCTAAAGTACTGGGTATCAAATACCTGGTGGTTAATGGTTGGAAGTTAGTGTAA
- the htpG gene encoding molecular chaperone HtpG has product MTTAAPNETREFQAEVKQLLEIVIHSLYTDREIFLRELISNAADALEKLRYQKITNKEVLDADLPLEINIELNDQDHTLSITDTGIGMTRDELVENLGTIAHSGSKAFLQHLAEGNKPDVNLIGQFGVGFYSAFMVADKVTVTTRSYRPEAVGCVWSSEGTGTYSIHEEEGLPRGTKITLDLKEDAREFAKPETIKRIIKQYSSFVPFPISVNGEKVNTIQAIWTKNKNEVSEEEYNEFYKFIANAYDEPLMRLHFSVDAPLAINALLFVPKDNFERLGFGRMEPGVNLYCRKVLIQSQSKDILPEWLRFLKGVVDSEELPLNISRETMQDSALMSKLRRVITGRFIKFLSEQAKDNPEKYKEFWQNFSMFIKEGAATDFTHQKDLVKLLRFESSKSEKGQLISLQDYVKRMKEEQRDIYYINGPAREVIEASPYLEAFRDQDMEVIYTHEPVDDYILSQLGEFEGKKLVSIDRADVELPDVNNQNGAALPEDKVKSLSQWLKQVLGEKVSEVRESKRLSESPAIVLNPDYVSSSIQRMMQVMNKDLNAIGPKVLEINTGHPLIKRLSELSEKNEPFAKIAAEQLFDNALISAGLIVDPRSIVQRMNQILERALN; this is encoded by the coding sequence ATGACTACTGCAGCACCAAATGAAACCAGAGAATTCCAGGCGGAGGTTAAACAACTGCTGGAAATAGTCATTCATTCCCTCTACACCGACCGGGAGATATTCTTGCGGGAGTTAATTTCTAATGCTGCTGATGCCCTGGAAAAGCTCCGCTATCAAAAGATTACCAATAAGGAAGTGCTGGATGCGGACTTACCTTTAGAAATAAATATTGAGCTCAATGACCAGGACCATACTCTATCCATAACTGATACCGGCATAGGTATGACCAGAGATGAACTGGTGGAAAACCTGGGTACCATTGCTCACTCTGGATCTAAGGCTTTTCTTCAGCATCTTGCTGAGGGCAATAAACCTGATGTTAATCTAATCGGCCAGTTTGGGGTAGGTTTTTATTCAGCTTTTATGGTGGCAGATAAAGTTACTGTGACCACCCGGTCTTACCGACCGGAGGCAGTGGGTTGTGTATGGTCTTCAGAAGGGACCGGTACTTACAGCATCCATGAAGAAGAAGGTCTACCACGGGGTACCAAAATTACCCTGGATCTAAAGGAAGATGCCCGGGAGTTTGCCAAGCCGGAAACCATTAAAAGGATTATTAAGCAATATTCCAGCTTTGTTCCCTTCCCTATTTCAGTAAACGGTGAAAAAGTAAACACCATTCAAGCCATTTGGACCAAAAACAAAAATGAAGTCAGTGAAGAAGAATACAACGAATTTTATAAATTTATTGCCAACGCCTATGACGAACCATTAATGCGGTTGCATTTCTCCGTTGACGCGCCGCTGGCCATCAATGCTCTTTTGTTTGTGCCTAAGGATAATTTTGAGCGACTGGGTTTCGGGAGGATGGAACCGGGGGTTAACTTGTACTGCCGAAAGGTATTAATCCAAAGCCAGTCCAAAGATATTTTACCCGAGTGGCTGCGTTTCCTTAAAGGGGTAGTGGATAGTGAAGAACTGCCCTTAAATATTTCCCGGGAAACCATGCAGGACAGCGCTTTGATGTCCAAGCTACGCAGGGTTATTACTGGCCGGTTTATTAAATTCCTCAGTGAACAGGCTAAGGACAATCCGGAAAAATATAAGGAATTCTGGCAGAACTTTAGTATGTTCATTAAGGAAGGGGCAGCCACTGATTTTACCCACCAAAAGGATTTAGTCAAGTTACTGCGCTTTGAGTCATCCAAATCCGAGAAAGGTCAATTAATCTCTTTGCAGGACTATGTAAAGAGAATGAAGGAAGAGCAAAGGGATATCTATTATATCAACGGTCCCGCCCGGGAAGTAATTGAAGCCAGCCCGTACCTGGAAGCTTTCCGGGATCAGGATATGGAGGTTATTTATACCCACGAACCGGTGGATGATTATATCTTAAGTCAATTAGGAGAGTTTGAGGGTAAAAAATTAGTTTCCATCGACCGGGCAGACGTGGAATTACCGGATGTTAATAACCAGAACGGTGCCGCTCTGCCTGAGGACAAGGTCAAATCCTTAAGCCAGTGGCTAAAGCAGGTGCTGGGAGAGAAAGTATCGGAAGTGAGGGAATCCAAGCGTCTTTCCGAAAGCCCGGCCATTGTTTTGAATCCGGACTATGTCAGCAGTAGCATCCAGCGCATGATGCAGGTGATGAACAAGGACTTAAACGCCATTGGACCCAAGGTGTTGGAAATTAATACTGGCCACCCGTTGATTAAACGTCTCAGTGAATTAAGTGAAAAGAATGAACCATTTGCCAAAATAGCCGCCGAGCAGCTATTTGATAATGCGCTCATTTCCGCCGGCCTCATTGTGGATCCCAGAAGCATTGTACAACGCATGAATCAGATTTTAGAACGGGCCTTAAATTAA
- a CDS encoding DUF1657 domain-containing protein, whose amino-acid sequence MTVASQVKQTLAGLKAAQSSLETFALQTQNQEAKQLYTNAAQQTQSIVESLESRVQQLENEEPQYQGF is encoded by the coding sequence ATGACTGTTGCATCACAAGTCAAACAAACCCTAGCGGGTCTCAAGGCCGCCCAATCCAGCCTGGAGACCTTTGCTCTGCAAACCCAGAACCAGGAGGCCAAGCAGCTTTACACTAATGCTGCTCAGCAGACCCAGTCCATTGTGGAGAGCCTGGAATCCAGAGTACAACAATTAGAAAATGAAGAACCCCAATATCAAGGTTTTTAA
- a CDS encoding YetF domain-containing protein, with protein MILTFIRTLILFVLVVMALRLMGKRQIGQLQPYELVVIIMISELAAIPMENTGFPLLAGIIPILTLLLVEISISYLSLKSEKLRGFVCGRPSVLIENGKIVEHELTRLRYNINDLLEQLRSKNIPNIADVEFAILETSGDISVIPKSQKRPLNPADLNLPTKYEGIPMTLIIDGYVLQDNLSKINLDENWLKSELSKFGINDLKKVFFASLDTEGKLFYQLKAKAV; from the coding sequence ATGATTCTTACCTTTATCAGAACTCTTATTTTATTTGTGCTGGTGGTAATGGCTCTGAGACTTATGGGGAAAAGGCAAATTGGCCAGCTGCAACCCTATGAGTTAGTGGTTATCATTATGATATCGGAACTGGCGGCCATCCCCATGGAGAATACCGGCTTTCCCCTGTTAGCCGGCATTATCCCTATTCTTACACTTTTGCTGGTGGAGATTAGTATTTCTTATTTGTCCTTAAAGAGTGAGAAACTGAGGGGATTTGTTTGTGGTCGGCCCAGTGTTTTAATTGAAAACGGTAAAATTGTAGAGCATGAGTTAACCAGGCTGCGTTACAATATTAATGATTTATTAGAGCAATTAAGGTCTAAAAATATACCTAATATTGCTGATGTAGAGTTTGCCATTTTAGAGACCAGTGGTGACATCAGTGTTATTCCTAAATCACAAAAGAGACCACTTAACCCGGCGGATCTTAACCTGCCTACTAAATATGAGGGAATTCCCATGACCTTAATCATTGATGGTTATGTTTTGCAAGATAACCTGAGCAAAATTAATCTTGATGAAAACTGGCTTAAATCGGAGTTAAGTAAGTTTGGTATTAATGATTTGAAAAAAGTGTTTTTTGCCAGCTTGGATACCGAAGGAAAATTGTTTTACCAGTTAAAGGCCAAAGCTGTTTAA